The proteins below are encoded in one region of Nitrospinota bacterium:
- the folD gene encoding bifunctional methylenetetrahydrofolate dehydrogenase/methenyltetrahydrofolate cyclohydrolase FolD, protein MKAKLIDGKAIAQSIRDEVKAAVDEIVAAGRRPPALTVVLAGKDPASQVYVNSKKKACHALGFASAEHLLDETVSEAALVELINMLNHDPGVDGILVQLPLPKHIREQVILEKIDPMKDVDGFHPVNVGRLVSNTPGLRPCTPAGCIELLKRAGVDLNGAKAVVIGRSNIVGKPVATLLLHENCTVTICHSRTRHLHDIVKSADVIIAAIGKPNFVTADMVKPGAAVIDVGINRMPDKKIVGDVDFEGVKKVAGCITPVPGGVGPMTIAMLMYNTLQAYRMRTGA, encoded by the coding sequence ATGAAAGCAAAGCTGATCGACGGGAAAGCCATCGCCCAATCCATCCGGGACGAAGTGAAGGCGGCGGTGGACGAAATCGTCGCGGCGGGGCGGCGCCCCCCCGCGCTCACGGTGGTGCTGGCGGGAAAAGACCCGGCATCGCAGGTATACGTGAACAGCAAGAAAAAAGCCTGCCACGCGCTCGGCTTCGCCAGCGCCGAACACCTGCTGGATGAAACCGTGAGCGAGGCCGCGCTGGTTGAGCTTATCAACATGCTTAACCACGATCCCGGCGTCGACGGCATACTGGTGCAGCTGCCGCTGCCGAAACATATCCGCGAACAGGTCATCCTGGAAAAAATAGACCCGATGAAAGACGTGGACGGGTTTCACCCGGTGAACGTGGGGCGGCTGGTGTCGAACACCCCCGGCCTGCGCCCCTGCACCCCCGCCGGCTGCATCGAGCTGCTCAAGCGGGCCGGCGTGGACCTCAACGGCGCCAAGGCGGTGGTTATCGGCCGCAGCAACATCGTGGGAAAGCCGGTGGCAACCCTGCTGCTGCATGAAAACTGCACCGTCACCATCTGCCACAGCCGCACCAGGCACCTGCATGACATCGTGAAAAGCGCCGACGTGATCATCGCCGCCATCGGCAAGCCGAACTTCGTCACCGCCGACATGGTGAAACCGGGCGCGGCGGTGATCGACGTCGGCATCAACCGCATGCCGGACAAAAAAATCGTGGGGGACGTCGATTTCGAAGGGGTCAAGAAAGTGGCCGGCTGCATCACGCCGGTTCCGGGCGGGGTCGGGCCGATGACCATCGCCATGCTGATGTACAATACGCTTCAGGCCTACCGGATGCGGACGGGGGCATAA
- the gmk gene encoding guanylate kinase, whose protein sequence is MDNKGAVNGRGILFILSAPSGAGKSTLAKWAAENIPGVQQSVSCTTRPKRPGEIDGVHYRFTNAARFKEMIAEDKFIEWAEVHGKYYGTTWDAVDEAQERRTDLLLVIDVQGAVKLRERKLDGVFIFVMPPSIEELRRRLLERGTETAETVQGRLDTAWAEISESSHYDYLVINDTLEDAQNELEYIIRAERCRMSRRRLEFDDFTMGQPL, encoded by the coding sequence ATGGACAACAAGGGCGCGGTCAACGGACGGGGGATACTCTTCATCCTTTCCGCCCCTTCCGGCGCGGGAAAATCCACGCTGGCCAAGTGGGCGGCGGAAAACATCCCCGGCGTGCAACAATCGGTATCATGCACCACCCGCCCGAAACGCCCCGGCGAGATCGACGGCGTCCACTACCGGTTCACCAACGCGGCGCGCTTCAAGGAAATGATCGCCGAGGACAAATTCATAGAGTGGGCCGAGGTACACGGCAAATACTACGGCACCACATGGGACGCGGTGGACGAGGCGCAGGAACGGCGGACCGACCTGCTGCTGGTGATCGACGTGCAGGGCGCCGTCAAGCTGCGCGAACGGAAGCTGGACGGGGTGTTCATTTTCGTCATGCCCCCCAGCATTGAAGAGCTGCGCCGCCGCCTCCTCGAACGCGGCACCGAAACCGCCGAAACCGTGCAGGGCAGGCTGGACACGGCCTGGGCGGAGATTTCCGAAAGCTCGCACTACGACTATCTGGTCATCAACGACACGCTGGAAGACGCGCAAAATGAACTGGAATACATCATCCGCGCCGAGCGGTGCCGCATGAGCCGGCGGCGGCTGGAATTCGACGATTTCACCATGGGACAACCCCTCTAA
- a CDS encoding cytochrome b N-terminal domain-containing protein — protein sequence MLLRSAGRLFDRLFDHPYNPMHQLGGLLWFFFWMLVITGAYLYLFYEMTPAGAYRTVREITEGQRWLGGIIRSLHRYASGGLMLVTAAHMYHVFFSGRVRRYRWLAWITGLVVLPLIWFEGATGYVMVWDDRGLMAALEFAKWFDVLPLAVEPFGRNFVPGGSMNQLFFFLLSYLHLVIPCGLIIILWVHNLRQSRPRVWPYAPLAWAVTIALLLLSVFVPALSGAPADLRHLTGTVNIDWFYLAVFPLANAYAIAPAWLWTGVAAMFGVMATFPWLMPDESGTPRNGEIEE from the coding sequence ATGCTGTTGCGGTCGGCCGGGCGGTTATTCGACCGGCTTTTCGACCACCCGTACAATCCGATGCACCAGTTGGGCGGGCTTCTCTGGTTTTTCTTCTGGATGTTGGTGATCACCGGCGCGTATCTGTACCTTTTTTACGAAATGACCCCGGCCGGAGCCTATCGCACGGTGCGGGAAATAACCGAGGGGCAGCGGTGGCTCGGCGGCATTATCCGTTCGCTGCACCGCTACGCGTCGGGAGGGTTGATGCTGGTTACCGCCGCGCATATGTACCACGTTTTTTTCTCCGGCCGTGTGCGGCGTTACCGCTGGCTGGCGTGGATAACCGGGTTGGTGGTTTTGCCGCTCATCTGGTTCGAGGGAGCCACCGGCTATGTGATGGTCTGGGACGACCGGGGGTTGATGGCGGCCCTCGAGTTCGCCAAATGGTTCGACGTGTTGCCGCTGGCGGTGGAGCCGTTTGGGCGCAACTTCGTCCCCGGCGGGTCGATGAACCAGCTCTTCTTTTTCCTGCTTTCGTACCTCCACCTTGTCATTCCCTGCGGCCTGATAATCATTCTATGGGTGCATAATTTGCGGCAGTCCCGGCCGCGCGTTTGGCCGTACGCCCCGCTTGCATGGGCGGTAACCATCGCGTTGCTGCTGCTGTCGGTTTTTGTCCCGGCGCTCAGCGGCGCCCCCGCCGACCTGCGGCACCTCACCGGCACGGTGAATATCGACTGGTTTTATCTGGCGGTGTTTCCCCTTGCCAACGCATACGCCATTGCCCCGGCATGGCTTTGGACCGGCGTTGCCGCAATGTTTGGGGTGATGGCGACGTTCCCGTGGCTGATGCCGGATGAGAGTGGCACACCACGAAATGGGGAGATTGAAGAATGA
- a CDS encoding SCO family protein: MSDFAQPRGAEGHRQVPFAALFPPLFFAVLLAGVISPPAFAAPAAVDRSERAIGRILKNYPLIDERGFPIPLYGFRGKSVLLTFFFADCPEACPLIAHSVQDILTKLPPALRDKTATLFVTLTPEIDTAKRRSEYAADFAVPGAQWRFVALSPSVLAQLADDVGFDYQKGSSAPEHMNRLTLIGPTGKVERHFYGTTFDAAAVTGAVAAVAEGRTLGGTISIMFDKLMLYCSTYDPAKDAYRPNVLFLIVTAIQSALALATAAYFIFYLTRQSRH; the protein is encoded by the coding sequence TTGAGCGATTTCGCACAACCGCGGGGGGCGGAGGGCCATCGGCAAGTTCCTTTTGCCGCGCTGTTCCCCCCCCTTTTTTTCGCGGTGTTGCTGGCGGGGGTTATATCCCCGCCGGCATTCGCCGCTCCGGCCGCGGTGGACCGCTCCGAGCGCGCCATTGGCCGCATTCTCAAAAACTATCCGCTGATTGACGAGCGGGGATTCCCCATCCCGCTCTATGGGTTCCGCGGCAAATCGGTGCTGTTAACCTTTTTTTTCGCCGATTGTCCCGAAGCCTGTCCCCTGATCGCCCATTCGGTGCAAGACATTTTGACCAAGCTTCCGCCCGCCCTGCGGGATAAGACCGCGACGCTTTTCGTGACGTTGACGCCGGAGATCGACACGGCCAAGCGGCGGAGCGAATACGCCGCGGATTTCGCCGTGCCGGGCGCGCAGTGGCGCTTCGTGGCGCTCAGCCCATCCGTGCTGGCGCAACTGGCGGACGACGTTGGATTTGATTACCAAAAGGGCAGCTCCGCCCCGGAACATATGAACCGGCTTACGTTGATCGGCCCCACGGGAAAGGTCGAGCGGCACTTTTACGGAACCACGTTCGATGCAGCCGCCGTGACGGGGGCCGTGGCCGCGGTGGCGGAGGGCCGGACGCTCGGCGGGACGATCTCGATAATGTTCGACAAGCTGATGCTCTACTGTTCCACCTATGATCCGGCCAAGGACGCCTACCGTCCGAATGTCCTTTTTCTCATTGTGACCGCCATTCAATCGGCGTTGGCTCTCGCCACCGCCGCCTATTTCATTTTTTATCTCACCCGTCAATCGAGGCACTAA